A DNA window from Eptesicus fuscus isolate TK198812 chromosome 8, DD_ASM_mEF_20220401, whole genome shotgun sequence contains the following coding sequences:
- the CCDC70 gene encoding coiled-coil domain-containing protein 70 translates to MANPPFWLSRKMFLFKVCRWMGLACFRSLVVSLPNVRQKKLIHKLQKEKAFREEIKTFREKIEDFREEMWNFQGKIRAFQGQILGFWEEERPFWEEEKTFWEEEKAFWEMEKSFREEEKTFWKKYRIFWKEDKAFWKEDNALWERDQNLLQEDRALWEEEKALWVEERALLEEEKALWEDKKSLWEEENALWEEEKAFWGDGRGHVAEEQIVGNGHHNVNAGPRLPAFSRNRA, encoded by the coding sequence ATGGCCAACCCACCATTCTGGCTGAGTAGGAAGATGTTTCTCTTCAAGGTGTGTAGATGGATGGGGCTTGCTTGTTTCCGGTCACTGGTGGTGTCCTTGCCCAACGTTCGTCAGAAGAAACTAATTCATAAGCTGCAGAAGGAAAAGGCTTTTCGGGAAGAGATAAAAACTTTCCGTGAGAAAATAGAAGACTTCAGGGAAGAGATGTGGAATTTCCAAGGCAAGATCCGTGCTTTCCAGGGCCAGATCTTGGGCTTTTGGGAAGAAGAGAGACCTTTCTGGGAAGAGGAGAAAACCTTctgggaagaggaaaaagcctTCTGGGAAATGGAAAAATCCTTCCGGGAAGAAGAGAAAACCTTTTGGAAAAAGTACCGTATCTTCTGGAAGGAGGATAAGGCCTTCTGGAAAGAGGACAATGCTTTATGGGAAAGAGATCAGAATCTTCTTCAGGAGGACAGGGCTTTGTGGGAGGAGGAAAAGGCTCTGTGGGTAGAGGAGCGAGCTCTTCTTGAAGAGGAGAAGGCCCTGTGGGAGGATAAAAAGTCCCTCTGGGAGGAAGAGAATGCCctctgggaggaggagaaagcattCTGGGGAGATGGTAGGGGCCATGTTGCTGAGGAGCAGATAGTGGGAAATGGGCACCACAATGTCAATGCAGGGCCACGCTTGCCAGCCTTCTCCCGGAACAGAGCATGA